One region of Dehalococcoidia bacterium genomic DNA includes:
- a CDS encoding FAD-dependent oxidoreductase produces MVSKNFDVIVVGSGVGGLATAAILASKEGKKVLVLEKESFYGGRILSFYGKDNKLWIMGKEYSYKDLQKALASTGTWITHDTPSFESVVKQGLFNHCINDGGHGLFWGDRGRITYLCKFLGKPIYMKTNKGFVVIDNKDQTRWYQVEHGKPYEWMSDGGKSARKLLREMAMLTFDQIEQMKGSLGDFLRERDCNEENWLFIRNLAGSQTAMANPDDMHLRDYLKYQSIAKDIQMDLVTGSVGQIDAGIGTLDIALQLGNVIRAAGGEIWTDAPVQEIVIENKKVKGVKVKTKNGTETIDAGLVVCNIPPKQAFSVIPEGNFPTDFVKEVKEKYYVPGLLTGFFYSRRDFAREKGIDPRSFIFLSGVTNKKGLEGLDFVMASFTWWVNHAPIEMSSLLFSIPLLDWEMRDKAKVSACIAEAERFMTDNFPGWEKDVIFRIWTAGSEAYGHWRPIGQDRPDNQCPWVEGLYFVGDQYGKKEWGGGVDGAALSGALCADAITGKDYEKQIFPSYHRSSW; encoded by the coding sequence ATGGTTTCAAAGAACTTTGATGTAATCGTAGTTGGATCGGGGGTGGGAGGTCTGGCCACGGCTGCTATCCTGGCGTCAAAAGAAGGTAAAAAAGTCCTTGTGCTGGAGAAGGAGTCTTTTTACGGCGGGCGCATACTCAGCTTCTACGGGAAAGACAACAAGCTCTGGATCATGGGTAAAGAGTATTCCTACAAGGACTTGCAGAAGGCGTTGGCCAGCACGGGCACCTGGATCACTCATGATACGCCATCCTTCGAGTCGGTGGTAAAACAGGGCTTGTTCAACCATTGCATCAACGATGGCGGCCACGGGTTATTCTGGGGCGACCGCGGTCGAATCACCTACCTGTGCAAATTCCTGGGCAAGCCTATTTATATGAAGACCAACAAGGGGTTCGTCGTTATCGACAACAAGGACCAGACCAGGTGGTACCAGGTCGAGCACGGTAAACCCTACGAGTGGATGAGCGACGGCGGCAAGTCGGCCCGGAAGCTGCTGCGCGAGATGGCCATGCTGACATTTGACCAGATCGAGCAGATGAAGGGCTCCCTGGGAGATTTCCTCAGGGAAAGGGACTGCAACGAGGAGAACTGGCTGTTCATCCGTAACCTGGCCGGTTCTCAAACGGCTATGGCCAATCCCGACGATATGCACCTGCGCGACTACCTGAAATATCAGTCCATAGCCAAGGATATCCAGATGGATCTGGTCACAGGGTCAGTGGGACAGATCGATGCCGGCATAGGCACACTGGATATCGCTCTGCAGCTAGGCAACGTGATCAGGGCGGCCGGAGGAGAGATCTGGACAGACGCTCCTGTACAGGAGATTGTGATCGAGAATAAGAAAGTCAAAGGTGTAAAAGTCAAGACGAAAAATGGAACGGAGACCATCGATGCCGGCCTGGTCGTTTGCAACATACCGCCCAAGCAGGCCTTCAGTGTGATACCGGAGGGCAATTTCCCCACCGATTTCGTCAAGGAAGTGAAGGAGAAATACTATGTGCCCGGCCTGCTGACCGGTTTCTTCTATTCCAGGCGCGATTTTGCCCGCGAGAAGGGCATTGATCCCAGGAGCTTTATCTTCCTTTCAGGCGTTACGAACAAGAAAGGCCTGGAGGGCCTCGATTTCGTTATGGCCTCTTTCACCTGGTGGGTAAATCACGCTCCTATCGAGATGAGCAGCCTCCTTTTCTCCATCCCCCTGCTGGACTGGGAGATGCGCGACAAGGCCAAGGTCAGCGCCTGCATCGCCGAGGCTGAACGTTTCATGACCGACAATTTCCCGGGATGGGAGAAGGACGTTATTTTCCGTATCTGGACCGCCGGCTCCGAGGCCTACGGCCACTGGCGTCCCATCGGACAGGACCGCCCTGATAATCAGTGCCCCTGGGTCGAAGGCCTGTATTTCGTCGGCGACCAGTACGGCAAGAAGGAGTGGGGCGGAGGCGTTGACGGAGCAGCGCTGTCAGGAGCCCTCTGCGCGGACGCCATCACTGGAAAGGACTACGAAAAGCAGATATTCCCCTCCTATCATCGCTCTTCCTGGTAG
- a CDS encoding glucose 1-dehydrogenase has product MDVSYLSLKGKVALITGGSRGIGRSIALQFADAGADVIVSSRKLPDLEKVAEEIKQKGVRSLAISAHNAKIEDLKNLMARVKEEFGRLDVLVNNAVANPVMADVLHMEEAPFDLIMNANIKGYYFLSQAAARMMVEQGSGGAIVNVASVGGIFVTPGLGPYCISKAAIIMMTKCLAAELGSHGIRVNCIAPGIVKTKFSEALWSNEKLMADYLKQMPLGKIGQPEEISRTALYLASDASSFMTGSTLIIDGGANL; this is encoded by the coding sequence ATGGATGTTTCATACCTGTCCTTAAAGGGTAAGGTCGCCTTGATAACAGGGGGCAGCCGCGGCATCGGCAGGTCCATCGCGCTGCAGTTCGCCGACGCGGGAGCCGACGTTATCGTCAGCAGTCGCAAGCTTCCGGACCTGGAAAAGGTGGCGGAAGAGATCAAGCAAAAAGGGGTCCGCAGCCTGGCGATAAGCGCGCACAACGCTAAAATTGAGGACCTGAAAAACCTGATGGCCAGGGTCAAGGAAGAGTTCGGACGTCTTGACGTCCTGGTCAACAATGCTGTAGCTAATCCTGTTATGGCGGATGTCCTTCACATGGAGGAAGCGCCCTTCGACCTGATCATGAACGCTAATATCAAGGGCTACTATTTCCTCAGCCAGGCGGCGGCCAGGATGATGGTAGAGCAGGGCAGCGGAGGCGCGATCGTCAACGTTGCGTCGGTGGGAGGTATCTTCGTCACTCCCGGGCTGGGTCCCTACTGCATCAGCAAGGCGGCTATTATTATGATGACCAAGTGCCTGGCTGCGGAGCTGGGCAGCCATGGAATCCGCGTGAACTGCATTGCCCCCGGCATCGTTAAGACCAAGTTCAGCGAGGCGCTTTGGAGCAATGAAAAGCTGATGGCCGACTATTTGAAGCAGATGCCGCTGGGCAAAATAGGCCAGCCTGAGGAGATATCCCGGACGGCGCTTTACCTGGCCTCGGACGCTTCCAGCTTCATGACAGGATCCACGCTTATTATCGACGGCGGCGCCAACCTGTAG
- a CDS encoding 4-hydroxyphenylacetate 3-hydroxylase N-terminal domain-containing protein, with translation MALRTPEQFKESLRDGREVYMYGEKVKDVTTHPALKVCVDTMALDYECAELPQFKDLANVYDPELKQEVSRYYHIPQNGEDLVKATELIIATSTYADGYIPLAKDIGADAINAIQIFANLTGNKEYIDRVHNFRQYLMKEDVAIVSAVTDAKGDRLMRPSDPKQVHPDFYPRVVEKNAKGIVVRGAKMHITGSAYSNEIFVIPGRAMTEADQDYAVAFAVPCNAKGLKQICRPIKAGISSMEFPVDRPWRMHTDQLIIFDDVFVPWERVFMCGEWKQAFLIAHNFGLLHRRTGCAYRIPISEIFVGMAYAIAEYNGVENVPHIREKLTEAAMYLQTLKSLTRAACLDFVMHGGMPVPNPVTTNIAKYHFADKYHGLAKLIQDISGGALITKPTYLDWQNPEIQPYMEKYLSGKSGTSAEARLRMFDLIRRQLASEFEVMVLHGEGSLMSQRMMILAEAREELRRCKKIADDMAGIK, from the coding sequence ATGGCTTTAAGAACACCTGAACAATTCAAAGAAAGCCTGAGGGATGGCAGGGAAGTCTACATGTATGGAGAAAAGGTAAAGGACGTCACCACTCATCCCGCGCTCAAGGTATGCGTCGATACCATGGCGCTGGACTATGAATGCGCCGAACTGCCACAGTTCAAGGACCTGGCCAATGTCTACGATCCTGAGCTCAAACAGGAGGTCAGCAGGTACTACCATATCCCGCAGAATGGAGAGGATTTGGTGAAGGCCACCGAGCTGATAATAGCCACCTCCACCTATGCAGACGGTTATATCCCGCTTGCCAAGGACATAGGTGCCGACGCCATCAACGCCATTCAGATCTTCGCCAATTTGACTGGAAATAAGGAATATATCGACCGGGTACATAACTTCCGCCAGTATCTGATGAAAGAGGACGTGGCCATCGTCTCCGCGGTCACCGATGCCAAGGGCGACCGGTTGATGCGCCCCTCGGATCCCAAGCAGGTTCACCCCGATTTTTACCCGCGGGTGGTGGAGAAGAACGCCAAGGGCATCGTGGTCAGGGGCGCCAAGATGCACATCACGGGCTCCGCCTATTCCAATGAGATCTTTGTAATACCCGGCAGGGCTATGACCGAGGCCGACCAGGACTACGCTGTGGCCTTCGCTGTGCCCTGCAACGCCAAGGGTTTAAAGCAGATCTGCCGACCCATAAAGGCGGGCATCAGCTCGATGGAATTTCCGGTGGACCGCCCCTGGCGCATGCATACCGACCAGTTAATAATCTTCGATGATGTTTTCGTGCCATGGGAACGTGTTTTCATGTGCGGCGAATGGAAGCAGGCTTTTCTAATAGCACACAATTTCGGCCTGCTGCACCGACGGACGGGCTGCGCCTACCGCATACCCATCTCGGAAATTTTCGTAGGGATGGCTTATGCCATCGCTGAGTACAACGGCGTGGAAAATGTCCCTCATATCAGGGAGAAGCTGACGGAGGCGGCTATGTACCTGCAGACACTCAAATCCCTGACGCGCGCGGCCTGCCTGGATTTCGTCATGCACGGCGGTATGCCGGTTCCCAATCCCGTGACCACCAATATCGCCAAGTATCATTTTGCGGATAAATATCATGGGCTAGCCAAGCTGATACAGGATATCTCGGGTGGGGCGCTGATAACAAAGCCCACCTACCTCGACTGGCAGAATCCCGAGATCCAGCCCTATATGGAGAAATACCTGAGTGGAAAGTCGGGCACCTCGGCCGAGGCCCGCCTGCGTATGTTCGACCTCATACGCCGGCAGCTCGCCTCAGAGTTCGAGGTCATGGTCCTGCACGGCGAGGGCTCGCTTATGTCCCAGAGGATGATGATACTGGCCGAGGCCCGTGAGGAGCTGAGGCGCTGCAAGAAGATAGCCGACGATATGGCAGGAATCAAATAA
- a CDS encoding nitronate monooxygenase, with protein sequence MPTKQSMPFHTALCDLLGIRYPIIQGAIMHAGGPGLVAAVSNAGGLGVLSSAGISTKQLVEDIDETRRLCHMPFGVNIQAGAAEFAMSRARTVIENGVNVVTLGRIDTKLPVIDYLKSNNIQIMAVVGNVERARVCEGQGVDIIIASGCEAGGHVGRVATMPLIPAVVNAVRLPVVAAGGIADARGFVAALALGACGVQMGTRFYATKEATATAVEKHKIIAATEDDTMVSAALTGFPCRLIREKILDDWEQRNRAGAPVEVLKALSAEIQRKYWQKSAGAVVSAGQACGIISTTLAAGEIIEDMVADSMEIIRSIYKLSGQVMTQQQ encoded by the coding sequence ATGCCAACGAAACAAAGCATGCCCTTTCACACTGCACTTTGCGATTTGCTTGGGATCAGGTATCCGATCATCCAGGGTGCCATCATGCATGCCGGTGGTCCCGGATTGGTGGCTGCAGTTTCAAATGCGGGCGGTTTGGGGGTGCTTTCCTCTGCAGGAATCAGCACTAAGCAGCTGGTCGAAGACATAGATGAAACCCGCAGGCTATGCCATATGCCGTTTGGTGTCAATATTCAGGCTGGCGCAGCTGAGTTCGCTATGAGTAGGGCTAGGACCGTGATTGAAAATGGCGTCAACGTGGTGACCCTTGGCCGTATAGACACTAAACTCCCCGTGATTGATTATCTGAAAAGCAATAATATTCAAATTATGGCGGTGGTGGGTAATGTCGAAAGAGCCAGGGTATGTGAAGGGCAGGGTGTTGACATAATTATTGCATCCGGCTGCGAGGCTGGAGGGCATGTGGGAAGGGTAGCTACGATGCCTTTGATTCCGGCGGTGGTTAATGCTGTCAGGTTACCCGTTGTTGCGGCAGGAGGCATCGCAGATGCCCGTGGATTTGTTGCGGCGCTGGCCCTGGGAGCCTGTGGTGTGCAAATGGGGACCCGTTTTTATGCCACGAAGGAAGCAACCGCCACAGCGGTGGAAAAGCATAAGATCATCGCGGCAACTGAGGATGACACCATGGTCTCTGCCGCACTCACGGGCTTTCCCTGCCGGCTTATACGTGAAAAAATACTCGATGATTGGGAGCAACGTAATCGGGCAGGAGCACCGGTGGAAGTGCTTAAAGCACTTTCTGCAGAAATTCAGAGGAAATACTGGCAGAAATCGGCGGGGGCTGTGGTGTCAGCAGGTCAGGCATGCGGTATTATCAGCACCACCCTTGCTGCCGGAGAGATTATTGAAGACATGGTAGCGGACTCTATGGAGATAATCCGCAGCATATATAAACTGTCTGGTCAGGTTATGACACAACAACAATAG
- a CDS encoding acyl-CoA dehydrogenase family protein: MDFQFSEQQEMLRATVREFVEKECPRQLVRKWDEEHTFPLEVFEKLKHMGVMGIITPAEYGGTGGSIVDYTIVVEELARSGFWGLASYFNAVIMYGTDMILHCGTEEQKKYYLPRLCRGELLFAYGITEPDSGSDAAAARTMAVEQGDHYVLNGTKMFITLADKADYTITLARTDREAPKHKGLSLFIVDTKSKGYHAKPIKKMGGFTDTTCEVVYDNVKVPKTHVLGGPEAVNSGWQLLISTLETEHLEVAANSLGYAQAAFDDSLQYAKERNAFGQPIGKFQAISHMLAEMAVDLHLARLCVYQLAWLRDANKPCYKESCMAKLVATECWTNMAHRAMQVFGGYSLMYEYDVQRYLRDSYILLIGGGTRQIQKNMIAKALGL; the protein is encoded by the coding sequence GTGGATTTTCAGTTTTCAGAACAGCAGGAAATGTTGAGGGCGACCGTGCGGGAATTCGTAGAGAAGGAATGCCCCAGGCAATTGGTAAGGAAGTGGGACGAGGAGCATACATTCCCCCTGGAGGTTTTCGAGAAACTGAAGCATATGGGCGTCATGGGCATTATTACTCCTGCAGAATATGGCGGAACCGGAGGCAGTATCGTGGACTACACCATAGTGGTCGAAGAGCTGGCGCGCTCCGGCTTCTGGGGGTTGGCCTCGTATTTCAATGCGGTCATCATGTACGGGACAGACATGATACTGCACTGCGGTACTGAGGAGCAGAAGAAGTATTACCTGCCCAGATTGTGCCGGGGCGAGTTGCTTTTTGCCTATGGCATCACAGAGCCGGACTCGGGATCGGATGCCGCGGCTGCCCGCACCATGGCCGTTGAGCAGGGCGACCATTATGTGCTCAACGGAACGAAAATGTTCATTACCCTGGCCGACAAGGCCGATTACACCATTACACTGGCCCGGACCGACAGGGAGGCGCCCAAACATAAGGGGCTATCCCTTTTTATTGTTGATACCAAGAGCAAAGGTTACCATGCGAAGCCGATCAAGAAAATGGGTGGGTTCACCGATACGACCTGCGAGGTGGTCTACGACAACGTTAAGGTGCCCAAGACGCACGTCCTGGGCGGACCCGAGGCAGTCAACAGTGGCTGGCAGCTGCTGATCAGCACGCTCGAGACCGAGCACCTGGAGGTGGCCGCCAATTCCCTTGGCTATGCGCAGGCAGCCTTCGACGATTCCCTGCAGTACGCCAAGGAAAGGAACGCCTTTGGCCAGCCCATCGGCAAATTCCAGGCTATCAGTCACATGCTGGCCGAGATGGCTGTGGATCTTCATCTGGCACGGCTGTGCGTTTACCAGCTTGCCTGGTTGCGCGACGCCAATAAGCCATGCTACAAAGAGTCATGTATGGCCAAGCTGGTCGCCACAGAGTGCTGGACCAACATGGCGCACAGGGCCATGCAGGTCTTCGGCGGCTATAGCCTGATGTATGAATACGACGTGCAGAGGTATTTGCGCGATTCTTATATCCTACTTATCGGGGGTGGAACCAGGCAGATACAGAAAAATATGATAGCCAAAGCGCTGGGGCTATAA
- a CDS encoding TetR/AcrR family transcriptional regulator, with amino-acid sequence MAIDADKSYQLRLKARRDFKKRILEAASDLIRERGYANVTLDQIAERLHISKVSIYHHWASKQEIIFDLHRIAYKIVIESLERIVRDEDSPDSKLKRAIENHVAQTVVTGVGPMLPQQDWLVTSRHKKEIVKLRDTYEDMLCRIIEEGIRKHIFRKVNAKMLAYTIIGAANYTWVWYSPRGALTTKEIAAHMSDFILTGIIFATPVKRRKQTILSNTLG; translated from the coding sequence ATGGCAATCGACGCTGACAAATCGTATCAACTGAGACTAAAAGCGCGGCGTGATTTCAAGAAAAGGATTCTGGAAGCGGCCTCTGACCTGATTCGCGAGCGTGGTTATGCCAACGTAACGCTGGATCAGATAGCTGAACGGCTGCATATCAGTAAAGTAAGCATTTATCACCACTGGGCCAGCAAGCAGGAGATCATATTCGACCTGCACCGCATAGCGTATAAAATAGTCATCGAGAGTCTGGAAAGAATCGTTCGCGATGAAGACAGTCCGGATTCCAAACTGAAGCGGGCGATCGAGAACCATGTTGCGCAGACGGTGGTAACCGGTGTAGGACCGATGCTGCCTCAGCAGGACTGGCTGGTAACCAGCAGGCATAAAAAGGAGATAGTTAAGCTAAGAGACACCTATGAGGATATGTTATGCCGGATTATTGAGGAAGGGATCAGAAAGCATATCTTCAGGAAAGTGAATGCCAAAATGCTGGCATATACCATTATTGGGGCCGCCAATTATACCTGGGTCTGGTACTCCCCCCGGGGCGCTCTGACGACGAAAGAGATCGCAGCACACATGTCTGATTTCATCCTGACCGGCATTATTTTTGCAACGCCTGTGAAAAGAAGAAAGCAAACCATTCTTTCCAATACCCTTGGGTAA